A DNA window from Actinomadura luzonensis contains the following coding sequences:
- a CDS encoding ABC transporter ATP-binding protein yields the protein MLAVEGVSVAYGGVLALDEVSFEVAEGRVCGVIGPNGAGKTTLFDVLSGLRRPAAGRVRLGGRDLTGTPPAGRARAGLRRTFQRAQVFGRLTVADNVLAALDHHGGGGGLAADLVGWPGRRRREQERRERVAEVLELCGLTPLRETYAAALPAGQRRLVELARALADRPALLLLDEPTSGLDAAQTARLGAVVRSLETTVLLVEHDMGFVMDVCDQVVALDLGRLIAAGPPEQVRDDPVVRAAYLG from the coding sequence ATGCTCGCCGTCGAGGGCGTGTCGGTGGCCTACGGCGGGGTCCTGGCGCTGGACGAGGTGTCGTTCGAGGTGGCCGAGGGCCGGGTGTGCGGGGTGATCGGGCCGAACGGGGCGGGCAAGACCACGCTGTTCGACGTGCTGTCCGGGCTGCGGCGGCCGGCCGCGGGCCGGGTCCGGCTGGGCGGGCGCGACCTGACCGGGACGCCGCCCGCCGGCCGGGCCAGGGCCGGGCTGCGCCGCACGTTCCAGCGGGCCCAGGTCTTCGGCCGGCTCACCGTCGCCGACAACGTGCTGGCCGCGCTCGACCACCATGGAGGCGGCGGCGGCCTCGCCGCCGACCTGGTCGGCTGGCCGGGCCGGCGGCGGCGCGAACAGGAGCGGCGCGAGCGCGTCGCCGAGGTGCTGGAGCTGTGCGGGCTCACGCCGCTGCGCGAGACGTACGCCGCCGCGCTGCCGGCCGGTCAGCGGCGGCTGGTCGAGCTGGCCAGGGCGCTCGCCGACCGGCCCGCGCTGCTGCTGCTCGACGAGCCCACCTCCGGGCTGGACGCCGCCCAGACCGCCCGGCTCGGCGCCGTCGTCCGGTCGCTGGAGACGACCGTGCTGCTGGTCGAGCACGACATGGGCTTCGTCATGGACGTCTGCGACCAGGTCGTGGCGCTCGACCTCGGCCGGCTCATCGCCGCCGGCCCCCCGGAACAGGTGCGGGACGACCCCGTCGTGCGGGCCGCCTATCTGGGCTGA
- a CDS encoding helix-turn-helix domain-containing protein — protein MQGLLLRLSTLDADAESAVRVIAYFDSLLRDHVSVPTLLAATARLAQCPAGLSDAGSGRRLRALPDGSVQPLAEAAGPPAPARQLSSGLGAVWMEREGPAHGLDEIVLERYAAAAEVTLERAAALAREGQDPALVELVLSAETGEAERARALRLLGFTPSAPLQALAIALPAPAAEPTGGPTPAADPGGGPAPAGPGGEPGPGLVAGLRTMGHRVRAARFGDTDAVLVATTLPATLPGTRAATIPPATIPPATALPAGSRVGVGPELPAARAAESWAGARTALRFTGPHDLVVRHADLGPLALFAELPEAAIAELADVRAMARLGEEAVAAVRALCLAGSVRGAAAAAHLHHSSMAARVARAEAALGYSLADPPGRLRAHLALALTRLHANNARAQPR, from the coding sequence GTGCAGGGACTGCTGCTGCGCCTGTCCACGCTGGACGCCGACGCCGAGAGCGCAGTGCGGGTCATCGCCTACTTCGACTCGCTGCTGCGCGACCACGTGAGCGTGCCCACGCTGCTGGCCGCCACCGCCCGGCTGGCGCAGTGCCCGGCCGGGCTGTCCGACGCGGGCTCCGGCCGCCGCCTGCGCGCCCTGCCCGACGGGTCCGTCCAGCCGCTCGCGGAGGCCGCCGGGCCGCCGGCGCCGGCCAGGCAGCTCAGCTCCGGGCTCGGCGCGGTGTGGATGGAGCGCGAGGGCCCCGCGCACGGGCTCGACGAGATCGTGCTCGAACGGTACGCCGCCGCGGCCGAGGTCACCCTCGAACGCGCCGCCGCCCTCGCCCGTGAGGGGCAGGACCCGGCGCTGGTCGAGCTGGTCCTGTCGGCCGAGACCGGCGAGGCCGAGCGGGCCCGGGCGCTGCGCCTGCTCGGCTTCACCCCGTCCGCCCCGCTCCAGGCCCTCGCCATCGCCCTCCCCGCACCCGCCGCCGAGCCGACCGGCGGCCCCACGCCCGCCGCCGATCCAGGCGGCGGCCCCGCACCCGCCGGTCCGGGCGGCGAGCCCGGCCCCGGCCTGGTGGCGGGGTTGCGGACGATGGGCCACCGGGTGCGGGCGGCGCGCTTCGGCGACACCGACGCCGTGCTCGTGGCCACCACCCTGCCCGCCACCCTGCCCGGTACCAGGGCCGCCACCATCCCGCCCGCCACCATCCCGCCCGCCACCGCGCTGCCTGCGGGCTCCCGGGTCGGGGTCGGCCCCGAGCTGCCCGCCGCGCGCGCGGCCGAGTCCTGGGCCGGCGCCCGCACGGCGCTGCGCTTCACCGGCCCCCACGACCTGGTGGTCCGCCACGCCGACCTCGGCCCGCTGGCGTTGTTCGCCGAGCTGCCGGAGGCGGCGATCGCGGAGCTGGCCGACGTCCGGGCGATGGCGCGGCTCGGCGAGGAGGCCGTGGCCGCGGTGCGGGCGTTGTGCCTGGCCGGGTCGGTACGCGGCGCGGCGGCCGCCGCGCACCTGCACCACAGCTCGATGGCGGCCCGCGTCGCCCGCGCCGAGGCCGCGCTCGGCTACTCCCTCGCCGACCCGCCGGGCCGCCTGCGCGCCCACCTGGCGCTGGCCCTGACCCGCCTGCACGCCAACAACGCCCGCGCCCAGCCCCGCTGA
- a CDS encoding alpha/beta hydrolase yields MALHPNLDPELRAAVEAAPLPVTDLSALTLEELQGLRAQTKAFVAAFPPPPQTGVTVEDRLIPGPEGAPEVRVRIYRPAGGEEGGRPGLYWIHGGGMIMGVPEMDDALILDYVERLGLVAVSVDYRLAPEHPHPAPVEDCYAGLVWTAKSAAELGIDPARLAVGGASAGGGLAAATVLLARDRGGPDVLFQLLLCPMLDDRDDTPSTEQHADAVVWTRQANRYGWRALLGDQVGGPDVSPYAAPARAADLSGLPPAFVDVGEMEVFRDEDMDYALRLARAGVSTEFHLYPGAFHGFDMMVPDAALSRRAREARVAALKRAYGV; encoded by the coding sequence ATGGCACTACACCCCAACCTCGACCCCGAGCTGCGGGCCGCCGTCGAGGCGGCGCCCCTGCCCGTCACCGACCTGTCGGCGCTCACCCTTGAGGAGCTGCAGGGGCTGCGCGCCCAGACCAAGGCGTTCGTGGCCGCGTTCCCGCCGCCGCCGCAGACGGGCGTGACCGTCGAGGACCGGCTGATCCCCGGCCCGGAGGGCGCGCCCGAGGTGCGGGTGCGGATCTACCGCCCGGCGGGCGGCGAGGAAGGAGGCCGGCCCGGCCTGTACTGGATCCACGGCGGCGGCATGATCATGGGCGTGCCCGAGATGGACGACGCCCTGATCCTCGACTACGTGGAACGGCTCGGCCTGGTCGCGGTCTCCGTGGACTACCGGCTCGCGCCGGAGCACCCGCACCCCGCGCCGGTCGAGGACTGCTACGCCGGGCTGGTGTGGACCGCCAAGTCCGCCGCCGAGCTCGGCATCGACCCGGCCCGGCTGGCCGTGGGCGGCGCCAGCGCGGGCGGCGGGCTCGCGGCGGCGACCGTGCTGCTGGCCCGCGACCGCGGTGGCCCCGACGTGCTCTTCCAGCTCCTGCTCTGCCCCATGCTGGACGACCGCGACGACACCCCGTCCACCGAGCAGCACGCCGACGCCGTGGTGTGGACCAGGCAGGCCAACCGGTACGGGTGGCGGGCGCTGCTCGGCGACCAGGTGGGCGGCCCGGACGTGTCCCCGTACGCGGCCCCGGCCCGGGCCGCGGACCTGTCGGGGCTGCCGCCCGCGTTCGTGGACGTCGGCGAGATGGAGGTGTTCAGGGACGAGGACATGGACTACGCGCTGCGGCTGGCGCGGGCCGGGGTGTCCACCGAGTTCCACCTGTACCCGGGGGCCTTCCACGGGTTCGACATGATGGTGCCGGACGCGGCGCTGAGCCGGCGGGCGAGGGAGGCCCGGGTGGCGGCGCTCAAGCGGGCTTACGGAGTCTGA
- a CDS encoding acyl-CoA dehydrogenase: MNFAFTDEQLALGATVRDVLRDACPPSALRALSPPGASDLPGPAGPPGPPGGGRRPGWGPLAGLGFFGLLLPPEHDGLGLGLADVLPALEETGRACLPGPVAETAVAAPFLVAGAPKLASGEVSVSVLAPGQAYAADADLADLIVVAGPDGTRLVAREAARLTPRPGADPCRPLFAVAYEESEPLDVPLAPALDRLTVATAAQLVGVAKELLAVSVAYARVRTQFGAPIGSFQAVKHRLADVAVAVEFAAPLVWRAALALDGGAPTARRDVSAAKAAAGEAAVLAAGCALQVHGAIGYTEELDLRFWLARAWSLAVAYGTSAAHRARLRAALLGGDVRRWP, encoded by the coding sequence ATGAACTTCGCCTTCACCGACGAGCAGCTCGCGCTCGGCGCGACCGTGCGCGACGTGCTGCGCGACGCCTGCCCGCCGTCCGCGCTCCGGGCGCTGAGCCCGCCGGGGGCGAGCGACCTGCCGGGGCCGGCGGGGCCGCCGGGACCGCCGGGGGGCGGGCGGCGGCCCGGCTGGGGGCCGCTCGCCGGGCTCGGGTTCTTCGGGCTGCTGCTGCCGCCCGAGCACGACGGCCTCGGCCTCGGGCTGGCCGACGTGCTGCCCGCCCTGGAGGAGACCGGGCGGGCCTGCCTGCCGGGGCCGGTCGCGGAGACCGCCGTGGCCGCGCCGTTCCTGGTGGCGGGCGCGCCGAAGCTGGCCTCGGGCGAGGTGAGCGTGAGCGTGCTCGCGCCCGGCCAGGCGTACGCGGCCGACGCCGACCTCGCCGACCTCATCGTCGTCGCCGGGCCGGACGGGACCCGGCTGGTCGCCCGCGAGGCGGCGCGGCTCACGCCCCGGCCGGGCGCCGACCCGTGCCGGCCGCTGTTCGCGGTCGCGTACGAGGAGTCGGAGCCGCTGGACGTGCCGCTCGCGCCCGCGCTGGACCGGCTCACGGTCGCGACCGCCGCGCAGCTCGTCGGGGTCGCGAAGGAGCTGCTGGCGGTGTCGGTGGCCTACGCCCGGGTCAGGACGCAGTTCGGCGCGCCGATCGGCTCGTTCCAGGCGGTCAAGCACCGGCTGGCGGACGTGGCGGTGGCCGTCGAGTTCGCCGCGCCGCTGGTGTGGCGGGCCGCCCTCGCCCTGGACGGCGGCGCGCCCACCGCCCGGCGGGACGTGAGCGCGGCCAAGGCAGCGGCGGGGGAGGCCGCCGTGCTCGCCGCCGGCTGCGCGCTGCAGGTGCACGGCGCCATCGGCTACACCGAGGAGCTGGACCTGCGGTTCTGGCTGGCCCGCGCCTGGTCGCTGGCGGTCGCGTACGGGACGAGCGCCGCCCACCGGGCCCGGCTGCGGGCCGCCCTGCTCGGCGGCGACGTGCGGAGGTGGCCGTGA
- a CDS encoding acyl-CoA dehydrogenase family protein produces MDLDFSPAEREFRAEVRAWLHANVPDPPLPSMDTAEGFAAHRAWEARLAEARLSVVSWPEEYGGRGASLIDWLIFEEEYWAAAAPARVTQNGIFLLAPCLMRFGTPQQRARWLPRMATGADVWAQAWSEPEAGSDLAALTSRAEPVPGGWRLHGHKTWSSRAAYATHGFGLFRTSGARHKGLSYFMFPLDEVAVRPVAQLDGLPGFAELHFDGVFTGASMLLGEPGDGWRIAMATTSSERGLTLRSPGRFLATADRLMALAAGSGDPAAADRAARCWAEAEAYRLHTFATARRVMAGEEAGAAASLGKIFWSELDLRMHALALDLLGDRAGDTPWLDGFLFSLAGPIYAGTNEIQRGIVAERVLGLPR; encoded by the coding sequence GTGGATCTCGACTTCTCCCCGGCCGAGCGGGAATTCCGCGCCGAGGTTCGCGCGTGGCTGCACGCGAACGTCCCCGATCCGCCGCTGCCGTCCATGGACACCGCCGAGGGCTTCGCCGCGCACCGCGCGTGGGAGGCGCGGCTGGCCGAGGCCCGCCTGTCGGTCGTCTCCTGGCCCGAGGAGTACGGCGGCCGCGGCGCGTCCCTCATCGACTGGCTGATCTTCGAGGAGGAGTACTGGGCCGCCGCCGCCCCCGCCCGCGTCACCCAGAACGGGATCTTCCTGCTCGCCCCCTGCCTCATGCGCTTCGGCACGCCCCAGCAGCGCGCCCGCTGGCTGCCCCGCATGGCCACCGGCGCGGACGTGTGGGCGCAGGCCTGGTCCGAGCCGGAGGCGGGCAGCGACCTCGCCGCCCTCACCTCGCGGGCCGAGCCCGTCCCCGGCGGCTGGCGGCTGCACGGGCACAAGACGTGGAGCTCGCGGGCCGCGTACGCCACTCACGGCTTCGGCCTCTTCCGCACCTCGGGCGCCCGCCACAAGGGCCTGAGCTACTTCATGTTCCCCCTGGACGAGGTCGCGGTCCGGCCGGTCGCCCAGCTCGACGGGCTGCCCGGCTTCGCCGAGCTGCACTTCGACGGCGTCTTCACCGGCGCGTCGATGCTGCTGGGCGAGCCCGGGGACGGCTGGCGCATCGCCATGGCCACCACGTCCTCCGAACGCGGCCTCACCCTGCGCAGCCCGGGACGCTTCCTCGCCACGGCCGACCGGCTCATGGCGCTGGCCGCCGGGTCGGGCGACCCGGCGGCGGCCGACCGGGCGGCGCGGTGCTGGGCCGAGGCGGAGGCGTACCGGCTGCACACGTTCGCGACCGCCCGCCGCGTCATGGCGGGGGAGGAGGCCGGGGCGGCGGCCAGCCTGGGCAAGATCTTCTGGTCGGAGCTGGACCTGCGCATGCACGCCCTCGCCCTGGACCTGCTGGGCGACCGGGCCGGGGACACGCCGTGGCTGGACGGGTTCCTGTTCTCGCTGGCCGGGCCCATCTACGCGGGCACGAACGAGATCCAGCGCGGCATCGTCGCCGAGCGCGTCCTGGGGCTGCCGCGATGA
- a CDS encoding ABC transporter permease subunit, protein MIVGYVLSGLVTGGVFAIMGSGLTLSYAATGVFNFAHGAIGFLAALLFHELNAAAGLPAWLSALLAAGLFAPALGYALHRAMFQGLAQAGETAQIVATIGLTIALPALGLLVVELAELPPADATALPRGLGPHPAGTVEVPGAHLDTDQLITFGFAAVTALGLWAFMRHTPYGLRMRACVDRRRLAALRGVDPGATSALAWMLGSGLAGLAGVLAVPVLGLDATAYTVLLFASATAAVFGRLRSVPWTFAAGLALGVVQNLVAGYTDFLQEVTGLRTAVPVILLFAGLVLLNRSRERVAGSAAEDVPPPDHLAGLPPWRRRLPWAVALAALAVFTLAAPAYYVGVAAQGLVLALIFCSFVVVTGIGGMVNLAQAAFAAMAALTCGWAFASGLPFAVAIGLGVLAAAAAGLLVALPALRLGGRVLTLATLALALLADQVLFQVDAFSNGTIGWPLPALGLGLADTADPRVLVALLLVLIGVVAALVRNLERSASGRAILAVRSAPAAALTCGLSPTRAKITLFVLASAIAGLGGVLYAVAKGSITATDLPAFAGFGWLAVVVLQGVRRIGGAVLGGLVAVTVPELLAAWGVSAHVGSILFGLGGMILARHPDGVLTQLAGLRHRRPPPVEEPPPPASKAPAPAEALFRLEGVVAGYADCTVLRGVDLAVRPGEVVALLGANGAGKSTACAVAAGDLRAAGGRVLLDGEDVTAWPAHRRARAGILLAPEGRGVFPGLTVEENLRTWLPDPRPVYERLPRLAERRDVPAGALSGGEQQLLTLAPALVRPPRVLIADEPSLGLAPLVVRQVFDVFAELRERGVALLLVEEKATEALAIADRVAFMRLGRITWAGPRSEVDGERLTAAYLGVS, encoded by the coding sequence ATGATCGTCGGCTACGTCCTCAGCGGCCTGGTCACCGGCGGCGTCTTCGCCATCATGGGGTCCGGCCTGACGCTCTCCTACGCCGCGACCGGCGTGTTCAACTTCGCCCACGGCGCGATCGGCTTCCTCGCCGCCCTGCTGTTCCACGAGCTGAACGCCGCCGCCGGGCTGCCCGCCTGGCTCTCCGCCCTGCTCGCCGCCGGGCTGTTCGCGCCCGCGCTCGGCTACGCGCTGCACCGGGCCATGTTCCAGGGGCTCGCCCAGGCCGGGGAGACCGCGCAGATCGTCGCCACGATCGGGCTGACGATCGCGCTGCCCGCCCTCGGCCTGCTCGTGGTGGAGCTGGCCGAACTGCCGCCCGCGGACGCCACCGCGCTGCCGCGCGGCCTCGGCCCGCACCCGGCCGGGACGGTCGAGGTGCCCGGCGCGCACCTGGACACCGACCAGCTCATCACCTTCGGGTTCGCGGCCGTGACGGCGCTCGGGCTGTGGGCGTTCATGCGGCACACCCCGTACGGGCTGCGCATGCGCGCCTGCGTGGACCGGCGCCGCCTGGCCGCGCTGCGCGGCGTCGACCCCGGCGCGACCTCGGCGCTGGCCTGGATGCTCGGCTCCGGCCTCGCTGGGCTCGCCGGGGTGCTGGCGGTGCCGGTGCTGGGGCTGGACGCGACCGCGTACACGGTGCTGCTGTTCGCCTCGGCCACGGCCGCGGTGTTCGGCCGGCTGCGCTCGGTCCCGTGGACGTTCGCCGCCGGGCTCGCGCTCGGCGTGGTGCAGAACCTGGTCGCCGGCTACACCGACTTCCTCCAGGAGGTCACCGGGCTGCGCACGGCGGTGCCGGTGATCCTGCTGTTCGCCGGTCTCGTGCTGCTGAACCGCTCGCGCGAGCGGGTGGCGGGCAGCGCCGCCGAGGACGTCCCGCCGCCGGACCACCTGGCCGGGCTGCCGCCCTGGCGCCGCCGCCTGCCGTGGGCGGTGGCACTGGCCGCGCTGGCCGTCTTCACGCTGGCCGCGCCCGCGTACTACGTCGGCGTGGCCGCGCAGGGGCTGGTGCTGGCGCTGATCTTCTGCTCGTTCGTGGTGGTGACCGGGATCGGCGGCATGGTGAACCTGGCGCAGGCCGCCTTCGCCGCGATGGCCGCGCTCACCTGCGGGTGGGCGTTCGCCTCGGGGCTGCCGTTCGCCGTCGCGATCGGGCTGGGCGTGCTCGCGGCGGCGGCCGCCGGGCTGCTGGTGGCGCTGCCCGCGCTGCGGCTCGGCGGCCGGGTGCTGACGCTCGCCACGCTCGCCCTCGCGTTGCTGGCCGACCAGGTGCTCTTCCAGGTGGACGCCTTCAGCAACGGCACCATCGGCTGGCCGCTGCCCGCGCTCGGGCTCGGCCTCGCCGACACCGCCGACCCGCGGGTGCTGGTGGCGTTGCTGCTGGTGCTCATCGGGGTCGTCGCGGCGCTGGTGCGCAACCTGGAGCGGTCGGCGTCCGGGCGGGCCATCCTGGCCGTGCGCTCGGCCCCGGCCGCGGCCCTCACCTGCGGGCTGTCGCCGACCCGGGCCAAGATCACGCTGTTCGTGCTGGCGTCCGCGATCGCCGGGCTCGGCGGGGTCCTGTACGCGGTCGCCAAGGGCTCGATCACCGCCACCGACCTGCCGGCGTTCGCCGGCTTCGGCTGGCTGGCCGTGGTGGTGCTGCAAGGGGTGCGCAGGATCGGCGGGGCGGTGCTCGGCGGGCTGGTCGCGGTGACCGTGCCCGAGCTGCTGGCCGCCTGGGGCGTCTCCGCGCACGTCGGGTCCATCCTGTTCGGGCTCGGCGGCATGATCCTGGCCAGGCACCCTGACGGGGTGCTCACCCAGCTCGCCGGGCTGCGCCACCGCCGCCCGCCCCCCGTCGAGGAGCCGCCGCCGCCCGCCTCCAAGGCGCCCGCGCCCGCGGAGGCGCTGTTCCGGCTGGAGGGCGTCGTCGCCGGGTACGCCGACTGCACGGTCCTCCGCGGCGTGGACCTCGCCGTCCGGCCCGGCGAGGTGGTCGCGCTGCTCGGCGCGAACGGCGCCGGCAAGTCCACCGCCTGCGCCGTCGCCGCGGGCGACCTGCGGGCCGCCGGCGGGCGCGTCCTGCTGGACGGCGAGGACGTCACCGCCTGGCCCGCCCACCGCCGCGCCCGGGCCGGCATCCTGCTGGCCCCCGAGGGCCGCGGCGTCTTCCCCGGCCTCACCGTCGAGGAGAACCTGCGCACCTGGCTGCCCGACCCCCGCCCCGTCTACGAGCGGCTGCCGCGCCTCGCCGAGCGCCGCGACGTTCCCGCCGGAGCGCTGTCCGGCGGCGAGCAGCAGCTCCTCACGCTCGCCCCCGCGCTGGTCCGGCCGCCCCGCGTGCTCATCGCCGACGAGCCGTCCCTCGGGCTCGCGCCGCTGGTCGTGCGGCAGGTCTTCGACGTCTTCGCCGAGCTGCGCGAGCGCGGGGTGGCGCTGCTGCTGGTCGAGGAGAAGGCGACCGAGGCGCTGGCCATCGCCGACCGGGTGGCGTTCATGCGGCTCGGCCGCATCACCTGGGCGGGGCCGCGCTCCGAGGTCGACGGCGAGCGGCTGACCGCCGCGTACCTGGGGGTGAGCTGA
- a CDS encoding dienelactone hydrolase family protein — protein MCHSTDSRPPAPPVQGEVASHEQVELTAADGNRFMAFRAEPAEPNGRSVVIMPDVRGLHPFYRDLALRFAEAGFRTIAIDYFGRTAGIGDRDDAFDFMTHVRQLSADGIRADVRAATDALPGPVFTVGFCLGGAHSWRQAHEGGNGIAGGIGFYGALRAIQAPETGPGAPVLLLRGGADTASSQEEFAAYEAALDRAGTPYEEHVYEGAPHSFFDRSYKEWEDACQDAWRRILSFTERHAGQAAQPR, from the coding sequence ATGTGCCATTCCACCGACAGCAGGCCGCCCGCGCCGCCCGTCCAGGGCGAGGTGGCCTCCCACGAGCAGGTCGAGCTGACCGCCGCCGACGGCAACCGCTTCATGGCCTTCCGCGCCGAGCCGGCCGAGCCGAACGGCCGCAGCGTCGTCATCATGCCCGACGTGCGCGGGCTGCACCCGTTCTACCGGGACCTCGCGCTGCGCTTCGCCGAGGCGGGCTTCCGCACGATCGCGATCGACTACTTCGGCCGCACGGCCGGCATCGGCGACCGGGACGACGCCTTCGACTTCATGACGCACGTCAGGCAGCTCAGCGCCGACGGCATCCGCGCCGACGTGCGCGCCGCCACCGACGCGCTGCCCGGCCCCGTCTTCACCGTCGGCTTCTGCCTGGGCGGGGCGCACTCGTGGCGGCAGGCCCACGAGGGCGGCAACGGCATCGCGGGCGGCATCGGCTTCTACGGCGCGCTGCGCGCCATCCAGGCGCCGGAGACCGGGCCGGGCGCGCCGGTCCTGCTGCTGCGCGGCGGCGCGGACACCGCCTCCTCGCAGGAGGAGTTCGCGGCGTACGAGGCGGCCCTCGACCGGGCCGGCACGCCGTACGAGGAGCACGTGTACGAGGGCGCGCCGCACTCGTTCTTCGACCGCTCGTACAAGGAGTGGGAGGACGCCTGCCAGGACGCCTGGCGGCGCATCCTGTCCTTCACCGAGCGCCACGCCGGGCAGGCGGCTCAGCCCAGATAG